In Canis lupus dingo isolate Sandy chromosome 27, ASM325472v2, whole genome shotgun sequence, one genomic interval encodes:
- the CAPZA3 gene encoding F-actin-capping protein subunit alpha-3, which produces MSLSVLSRKEKERVIRRLLIQAPPGEFVNAFDDLCLLIRDEKLMHHQGECAGHQHCQKYSVPLCIDGNPVLLSHHNVVGDYRFFDYQSKLSFKFDLLQNQLRDIQSHGIIRNETEYLRNVVLCALKLYVNDHYPTGNCNVLRKSVKNKEFLIACIEDHSYETRDCWNGLWKSKWIFQINPFLTQVTGRIFVQAHFFRAVNLHIEISKDLKESLEVVNQAQLALNFARLVEEQENIFQAAVLEELQELSNEALRKILRRDLPVTRTLIDWQRILSDLNLVMYPKLGYVIYSRSVLCNWII; this is translated from the coding sequence ATGTCACTTAGTGTTCTgagtaggaaagagaaagaaagagtaattCGCAGACTGTTAATACAAGCTCCTCCAGGGGAATTTGTAAATGCTTTTGATGATCTCTGTCTGCTTATCCGTGATGAAAAACTCATGCACCATCAAGGTGAGTGTGCAGGCCACCAACACTGCCAAAAATACTCTGTACCACTCTGCATCGATGGAAATCCAGTACTCTTATCTCACCACAACGTAGTGGGTGACTACCGATTTTTTGACTATCAAAGCAAACTTTCTTTCAAATTCGACCTGCTTCAAAACCAGCTAAGAGACATCCAAAGTCACGGTATCATTCGGAATGAGACAGAATACCTGAGAAATGTTGTTCTGTGCGCCTTAAAACTGTATGTGAATGACCACTATCCAACAGGAAATTGCAACGTGCTGAGAAAATCGGTGAAAAATAAGGAGTTCTTGATAGCCTGCATTGAGGATCACAGCTATGAAACAAGAGATTGCTGGAATGGCCTTTGGAAATCTAAGTGGATTTTCCAAATAAATCCATTTCTAACCCAAGTAACAGGAAGAATTTTTGTGCAAGCTCATTTCTTCAGGGCTGTCAACCTTCATATTGAAATCTCCAAGGACCTGAAAGAAAGCTTGGAAGTAGTTAACCAAGCTCAACTGGCTTTAAATTTTGCAAGGCTTGTGGAAGAGCAAGAGAATATATTTCAAGCTGCAGTCTTAGAAGAATTACAGGAGTTATCGAACGAAGCCCTGAGAAAAATTCTACGAAGAGATCTTCCAGTGACCCGCACTCTTATTGACTGGCAAAGGATACTCTCTGACTTGAATCTGGTGATGTATCCTAAATTAGGATATGTCATTTATTCAAGAAGTGTGTTATGCAACTGGATAATATAA